A region of Vitis riparia cultivar Riparia Gloire de Montpellier isolate 1030 chromosome 1, EGFV_Vit.rip_1.0, whole genome shotgun sequence DNA encodes the following proteins:
- the LOC117920922 gene encoding uncharacterized protein LOC117920922 — MLVEAGCWKIRQRLFSVCVINSLWQPGSEGWPLKHFIRKKELVNKAKVNAERVSKQFYGFICTEVDILSHEQSTLFELNQYFRSSQNNGSVRGEILSARKIIDAHLHLISILEDRGKSDLYTYLTTHSEERISSNQFSIETLVHFWKFWNFWKDEIVNILEYLGGAIKKYVDYKEFCLNYLGVLKQPNKRTPLYLVLYPEADWVRKTNDRFLHRNGKLVFIDASQFVSAARSYWCAELLSVGIKILENLENLYQFCTRNSFPVFCQSIPLIYIFDATKFLMKTGSLHCWHPHAKTLQMFLKKSSERFFGYIYPLDWRKSSTEDMVSLRENKLAGNLLREVILKNISLKGNLTYGRIGRAVMIMLGSCKLTDKFAESFNKDSPWKDFIKRLCVTKRSELSSKSSAAAQEELSLILKLREALEDTYNANWRKEIDFVSPVCFLYLVEHLLFLVSYCQGYVFTTKALVVEWLIFQQWNTTPSASSLTDVCASEKTEILGDTYSFMVSIVHELLCDEEGTVEWLEKSNTDLKDYPVLVLRLVVIMCLICVNSGKHFDLLFDLLGRNCIISHLPKQFYDAFLGRQKRSFVEVLAEALKQIESVLVIVSWGNNHFHFSPDAILLDDVVNQNKEGILRVLFPKNVSSRGQQSFVYSDCGKASEPDSSNSSTADQNMKARNEAEGKDLQENYERFCEIFNALKPLENAKDAGMEKCNLNNPRVQVLVEKSINLIVAVMTQYFHMIPCDSEDENMAGEPNRVHCEDGNLLWHANRMVDGFKQLSYVLNWSPVFSGENLEKNMSNIQLLLKQLQSGKARVEPFMRQICLKNAAAAWSRTTEDKNG, encoded by the exons ATGCTGGTGGAGGCTGGATGTTGGAAGATTCGTCAAAGGCTATTCTCAGTATGTGTTATCAATTCTCTGTGGCAACCTGGAAGCGAAGGATGGCCTTTGAAGCATTTTATACGAAAGAAGGAGCTTGTAAACAAAGCCAAAGTAAATGCTGAGAGGGTTTCAAAGCAATTTTATGGATTTATCTGTACAGAGGTTGACATCTTATCACATGAACAGAGTACCTTGTTTGAGCTGAATCAGTATTTTAGATCTTCCCAGAATAATGGAAGTGTTAGAGGTGAAATCTTATCTGCTCGAAAAATCATTGATGCTCACCTTCATTTAATAAGTATCTTGGAGGATAGGGGGAAATCTGATTTATATACCTATCTGACAACACATTCAGAAGAAAGAATATCCAGTAACCAGTTCTCCATTGAAACTTTGGTTCACTTTTGGAAGTTTTGGAACTTCTGGAAGGATGAGATTGTGAATATATTAGAATATCTCGGTGGAGCTATTAAGAAATATGTGGATTATAAAGAGTTCTGTTTGAATTACTTGGGTGTGCTGAAGCAGCCCAATAAGCGAACTCCTCTTTACCTTGTGCTCTACCCTGAGGCAGATTGGGTAAGAAAAACCAATGACAGATTTTTGCATAGAAATGGAAAATTGGTCTTCATTGATGCTAGTCAGTTTGTCTCTGCTGCCAGGAGTTATTGGTGTGCAGAATTACTTTCTGTAGGCATAAAGATTTTGGAAAATCTTGAAAACTTGTATCAGTTCTGTACCAGGAATTCCTTTCCTGTGTTTTGCCAAAGCATTcctcttatttatatatttgatgcGACTAAGTTTCTTATGAAGACAGGGTCACTGCACTGCTGGCATCCTCATGCCAAGACACTCCAAATGTTTCTCAAAAAATCAAGTGAGCGCTTCTTTGGCTACATATATCCCCTTGACTGGCGAAAATCATCTACTGAGGATATGGTGTCTCTCAGAGAAAATAAGCTTGCTGGGAATTTACTTAGAGaagttattcttaaaaacatcaGCTTGAAGGGAAACCTCACATATGGTCGAATTGGGAGGGCAGTGATGATTATGCTTGGGTCATGTAAGCTAACTGACAAATTTGCGGAAAGCTTTAATAAGGATTCACCATGGAAAGACTTTATTAAGAGACTTTGTGTTACTAAGAGATCAGAATTGTCTTCAAAGAGTTCTGCTGCTGCTCAGGAAGAACTTTCATTGATTTTGAAGCTCCGTGAAGCACTGGAAGACACTTACAATGCCAACTGGcgaaaagaaattgattttgtgtCACCAGTTTGTTTCTTGTATCTTGTGGAACACCTATTGTTTTTAGTGTCATATTGCCAGGGATACGTCTTCACAACTAAAGCTTTGGTGGTTGAATGGCTTATTTTCCAGCAGTGGAACACCACTCCGAGTGCCAGTTCACTGACGGATGTGTGTGCATCTGAGAAGACTGAGATATTGGGGGACACTTACAGTTTCATGGTCTCCATCGTTCATGAGCTACTTTGTGATGAGGAGGGAACAGTGGAATGGCTTGAAAAATCTAATACAGATTTGAAGGACTATCCAGTGCTGGTGTTAAGACTAGTTGTGATAATGTGTTTAATTTGTGTGAACTCGGGAAAGCATTTTGATTTACTGTTTGATTTGCTCGGTAGGAACTGCATTATTTCACATCTACCAAAGCAGTTCTATGATGCCTTTCTTGGTAGACAGAAACGCAGTTTTGTTGAAGTACTTGCAGAAGCTCTAAAGCAGATCGAGAGTGTGCTTGTGATAGTGAGTTGGGGAAataatcattttcacttctctCCTGATGCAATTCTTTTGGATGATGTGGTTAACCAAAACAAAGAGGGCATACTGCGTGTATTGTTTCCGAAAAATGTTTCAAGCCGTGGACAGCAATCATTTGTCTATAGTGATTGTGGGAAAGCGTCTGAGCCTGATTCTTCAAACTCATCCACTGCAGACCAGAACATGAAGGCGAGGAATGAAGCTGAAGGAAAGGATCTGCAAGAGAATTATGAACGCTTCTGTGAAATATTTAATGCTCTGAAGCCATTAGAGAATGCAAAGGATGCGGGCATGGAAAAATGCAATTTAAATAACCCAAGGGTGCAG GTCTTGGTGGAGAAAAGTATCAACCTCATAGTTGCTGTCATGACCCAATACTTTCACATGATCCCTTGTGACAGTGAAGATGAAAACATGGCTGGGGAACCAAACAGGGTCCACTGCGAAGATGGGAATCTTCTTTGGCATGCAAACAGAATGGTTGATGGCTTTAAGCAGCTTTCTTATGTTCTGAATTGGAGTCCAGTTTTCAG TGGGGAGAATCTTGAGAAAAACATGTCAAATATTCAACTACTTTTGAAGCAGTTGCAGTCAGGAAAGGCGAGGGTAGAGCCTTTCATGAGACAGATATGCTTGAAGAATGCTGCAGCTGCTTGGTCCAGGACTACTGAAGATAAAAACGGATGA
- the LOC117923820 gene encoding TPR and ankyrin repeat-containing protein 1-like has protein sequence MNKINLVDSKSLISFPSFDEAKHNVLCSELKQLYVPITRTRQRLWICDIIDEVSKPMLEYWEKLSLIQVRCLHDLLAQGMQVASRRDEWRSQGFKLFYEHNYEMARLCFEKAGDMYNEKFARAASLQALANSISSSSPQMAKNYLSEAADMFEGIGKAEYAAKCFFEMRSYERAGRIYMEKCGEPMLDKAGECFSLARCYKSAAEAYAKGNYFSECLAVCIKGRLFYMVCRSSSSGNKTVRVLLKKVVKYTELNRIC, from the exons ATGAATAAGATTAATTTGGTTGATTCTAAATCCCTTATATCTTTTCCAAGTTTTGATGAGGCAAAACACAATGTCTTGTGCTCTGAGCTGAAGCAACTATATGTGCCTATAACTCGTACACGGCAAAGGTTATGGATCTGTGATATTATAGATGAAGTTTCCAAACCAATGTTGGAATACTGGGAAAAGTTGTCCCTCATTCAGGTCAGATGTCTGCATGATTTACTTGCTCAGGGAATGCAAGTTGCAAGCAGACGAGATGAGTGGAGGTCACAGGGTTTCAag CTCTTCTATGAACATAACTATGAAATGGCAAGACTCTGCTTTGAAAAAGCAGGGGACATGTACAATGAAAAGTTTGCTAGGGCTGCTAGTCTTCAAGCATTGGCTAATAGTATATCCAGTTCAAGTCCTCAAATGGCCAAAAATTACCTTAGTGAGGCTGCTGATATGTTTGAAGGCATTGGCAAGGCTGAATATGCTGCCAAGTGTTTTTTTGAAATGAGGAGTTACGAAAGAGcag GGAGAATTTATATGGAAAAATGTGGGGAACCTATGCTGGATAAAGCCGGGGAATGTTTTTCTCTGGCAAGATGCTACAAGAGTGCAGCTGAGGCCTATGCTAAAGGAAACTATTTCTCAGAGTGTTTGGCTGTATGCATTAAAGGAAGACTCTTCTACATGGTTTGCAGGTCATCCAGCAGTGGAAACAAAACAGTAAGGGTGCTATTAAAGAAAGTGGTGAAATACACAGAATTGAACAGAATTTGTTAG